The window attaagaaaacatgaaagatggcAAGAGTATAGATCCATTAATTATTCTACAGCAGTGTAAAAAATTATacaaagacaaaaaatatacaaatcacacgaatggaaagatattaaccaaggtTGGACTctaataaagtctatagaagattagaTATTCAAAAAGATAATCATAGAAGATTAATCATGCAAAAGGAAATATATTCAGTAAATTGTAGTTTGCCATTTATAGTCGCTAGAATACCTTGtctcttgctagtgaatatgtcGGAAAcaatttagtttcaataggagCAACATAATAGGTTTGAGAATTAGGAATTTAAGTTTCGTTACCTGTTGGCTTGCAACCATTTTCACAATTACAAAGCCTAAgaaattttttaatatattattatttgtaaacttaataaataaatatagtTTTTCACATGCTAATTtattcggtattttttcggtttatttttataaaataagaaATCTATCATAATTATCGGTAccgttatagatttatataaaaacctataattttattaaaagaaatctaAAAATCGGTTCAGTACGGTACGATTCGGACAGTTTAATCGGTTTTAAAATATCCATGGGTCTTTGTAGATTTGTAACTGAACATCTCTTATGGCACACTAAAAAAAAAGGTTTTCCGTATAAAGTACTGTTAGAATTTCCTTTATATTCTCATTTGTCTATTATTTCCTTTATAACAAATCAAGGTCATATATACACTGAAAGATATTATTATGGTCTTGTTTCGGTGAGTTAAATTACTGTGTTATCTCCATGGATGGCTAGCCTTTTGTAATTTGCTGGAGGAATTCTGAAACAAAAGTATTGGTCCAATTTTTGCTGCTTGAATTAGGGTTTAATTGCAAGCAATATGCTCCACGTTGTCAATCGCATTAAGATAGAAACATTTTACGTTTTATCTAGCGTTGCACAAGaccaaagtaaagaaaataatgttAAAGAAGTTATAATTTAAGGTAGGGAAGGATAGTTTCGGAATGagaaattttatattttgtataGGTAAAACTAATTCGAGACAACGCACAAAAAAATCAATGACAAACTAAAGAAAAGGTTTTGATTATGCCAGCAATTACTACTTCTATATATTATGTATTAAGTATTATATTATTACTGTCTCGGGATCATAGAATATATGGGACAAGTGTGATTATTGAGTAGATGATCACAATTGGAAAGTTAAGATAGATTATATAGAAGAGGGATAAAGGGATTGAACTTTTCTGAagcaaataagaaaaagaaaaaggaattgacTTTCTAGAGCAACATCAAGGTAAAAACTTACTCGCACCCTCACCGGGCGTTTACACCaaacaaataaatatatgacatgtGTATTGCATATGGACTTCAATCATTTAACCATGGTAAATTACATGCATTCTaatctaattaaattaattaattatagtgAGTTAATATAGTTTGGTGTAAACCGGTGTGCATAGGCAAAAAGGTTCAATTTTTTATGTAGTTTCTGAGATTGTCTTCCCTTGTATTTAACTAAAAAAGTTAATAGAGATACCATTAATTAGTAGGTACGAAAAAAGGGGTGTTCCGGGAATCGAACTCGGGACCTCTCGCACCCGAAGCGAGAATCATACCACTAGACCAAACACCCAATGTTGTAATAGGcatttcatatttttcaatttGTCGTTTGTTGCTGGATCTACAAGAACTCACAATAATGTCGCAGGCGAGGCAAACAAGAACTGAAGCTGAAAGCAAATGGGAACAATAATGttatcctcttcctcttcctcatccCAACTCATGGTTTTTCATCGCCTGCTCCGACCCGCTCCTATCCTCTCGTTCTCCTTCCTTAAGCAGTCTCTCTCTCTTCTTCCCCATCAAACGACGTCGCTTTGTCCCATTACCGCCAACAATTCTCCGTCCTTCTATCTTCGCTCTAGAACCTTCGCGAACCTTCCAGTACTTGTCTCTAGTTCTCAAGCCCTATTGGAATCCACTGAGGACGTGGAGGACAAGGAAATTGCAAAAGAAAATGGAGAAGTAACTGCTGCTCCGAGGCTGAGAGTGAAGGAGAAGAAAGAACTGCTGAGCCTGACAGTGAAGGAGAAGAAAGAATTGGCATCGTATGCACACAGTTTAGGGAAGAAGCTGAAGAGTCAACAAGTCGgcaaatctggtgtcactgatTCTGTGATATTTGCGTTAGATGAAACTCTTGAAGCTAATGAGCTTCTCAAGGtacattttccccttttttttgtgCTGGTGAAGATTTTACTCAATTTTTGACCAGCTGTTTAGGATTTATATCAATTATGGTAGAAACGTTATCTTCAAATTCACTGTagtgttcttttctttttttctaattgGCTTTCAAAACTTTTCGAGTTATCTTAATTTCCTCGGTTCATCAGTATTTTCTACGCGGATCATGGATATACATATACTCTATATGTGAAAACCCACTAAACTTTCAGCAAATATTATATGTGAACCATAATTTTAAAATTACCAATAAGTTTTAAGGCCATGTTATTAAAATTCTGAATTTGCCTCTCGTCATAGGTCGGAATTTATAAGAACAATAATTACTGGACTAGTAGTTAGTAAGAACAGTGACTgttgccgagggtctatcggaaataacctctctgcCCTATCGTGGTAGGCGTAAGAGACCCCACTTTGGGGGACTttactgggtagttgttgttgttgatataagTAACAAGTAGAGATGATATGTTAGTAATTAGGTAAAAAATTGGTCACGGATCTTGCTGTAAATCTGAGTTAAAGCAGGCTGTTAAACCGGTGGAACTGTTTGTGCTTGCATGCCGTTTTAGTTCTTGATAATGTGCATTCTAACAAAATATGTAGGTTGAGTAGCGAGTATTAATCTTTCTATAGACATTCCAATGTTATGGTACCTCTGTTGCTTATTAGTTTTTTCACCAAAACCATGAAACAGGGAACGAACTAAAATCTGCACAAACATGTTCATGGAATCGTTATAAATCTGCTGGAATTTGGCTTTATTTGAGTGGTTGTTGAGTTTCTGAGATGATTATTCTGGTTACTAGCAAGTGGAGGTTTCACATTAGAAAGACTTGGAATTCTTTTGCTGTGCTTGTGTCACTGTTAACTTGTAATTAGTTGAAGCCGGTTTGTTGTGTGTAGATTAGCAGTATGAGCAATAGTAATCAATATGGTTAAAGGTTAAGCGGCTATATTGAAGAAGGCGGGTGTTTGTGATCAAGTATGTGCCTTTTGCCGGTAAAAGTAAAAATGTCCAAAATAATGATTATAACTTGATTCGCTAAGGAATAAGGACCTTTTCCGATGGAAAATCAGTAGAATTTAATTTGCTTAAACTAAGGTGGACTGACAGTCACATGTTATCAGCTCCGTTGATGGAAGTTCACGCTTATCTTTTTAGCAATGTGTTAACTGTTGGTGAATGTGATAACTGATAAAACCATTGCTCTTGGGATTCGATTTTGATGGCTGCATTGTTATATGCAGCTCAAAATACATGGTACCTGTCCAGGAGGAGAACTGGATGATGTCGTAAAGCATTTGGAGGAAGCAACTGGGTCAGTGGTTGTTGGTCAAATTGGTAGGACTGTGATTCTCTACCGTCCAAGCGTAACAAAACTTAAAGCCGAAGAGAAGAAAAAACAGGCTCAAAATGCTTTTATGAGAAAAAAACAATATGCGGCGAAACAATCATTTGAGGTCTTAATTTCATTCTATCTAGTTATAATAAACTTTTCcactttttcttctctccttcaATCATGATAATCCTTACTCGTTTTGGAATCTCCTTATGTGCAGAGTAAAGGACAAGTACCAAGACCATATGCTCGTGGTCGTCGAGGAAGTAGCAGGGTTTAAGTTTCCACCAGAGTCATCACAATGCTCCCATGGCTCAGTTAAAATTTGCCAGAAGTTTCTTATGATAGGCGCACACGTATATTCAGtctgaagatgaagatctaagggACAAAGAATTTGAGTATGAAGTATCCCAGCTGAAGAAGTTTATACAAGAAAAGTTTGCAGTTGTACTTTTTCTCCTACTATTTCGTTTTTACAATTTTGGGCGGAGTGGGAAATAGTATCAAAGACGTTCACTTAGTATAGATTGATCTTGAATCTGATCATATCCAATATTATAGTAGGTTGACGTCGAAAATGTTGTATTCCTTGTTGCAGAAATCGTCAATTCTAACTAGAAGAAATCTGAAGAATAGTGCACTTTACTAATGGATCCTTGATGTCTTAATTTACCCTTCTGTATCATGGTTCTGACTAATTATGGTCATTACGCTGGTAAATATCTCCTTTTCATGCTTAGTCCCTCTTTTCGTCATTTATTTTGTGAAATTGGGAAACATTATTTATTTGGTCTAACTTGACTCACATCGaaataattctattttaaatGAAAACTGCACTGCTCAGCATGTTAGGAGTCAGTGATGTTGAAAACGAGATTGCTAAATCAGGAGTTTATGTATAAATAAATGCTAATCATGTTTTCAGGAAATATCAAACATTGACATAGCTCTCCAAGCATTGGACATGTCAATAGTAATTTGCAACTCATTTGAAATTTGATACATAGTGAATCAATTAATTTGATATTgacaaataacaacaacaacaataataaaattttGTTGTTGATAATTATTCACTATGCCAGCGTTCTGTAAATTGGAAATATTTAACGTAAAACTTGCTCCGCTTTTTGCGTACAGATTTATCTTAAGCATATCAAACTTATGCAGCTTTCACCTTTTGTAACTCGTAATGATCTGAGTTTTCCGAATAAAGCATGCCATCCGCCAAAGTAAGCCTCCGTAGAGCAATCAAAAATCGTGACTgggaaaaaaataaaaggtaaataaCCATCAGCCAATTTTTAACAAACAAAGAACAGAAAAAAGCTTGTGAGGGTGTCTATGGATCTTTACCCATTGAAATGCTACTAGCGGAAACCAGCATCCGGGCAAACCAAATCCTTTACTGCTCAAGAGCTGCTTGAAATCAAAATAGTTACTTCAAGGAAAGCATGCAGAGCAAGGGTAACGAATTTGATTTGCCAACTAAATCATGATGATTGAGGAAACACTTTCGAAATAAGTTGAATGGCTTACCATGACGAGAAGAGAGGCCAAACCAAATACTGTGGTCATTGATATGCTAATAAATTTTAAGTCCCGTCCAGCCTAAGAGGTAACCAAATCATAGTGTTGAGAAAATGGCATCACAAAACTAATTAGAATGATGAAGAATATCCTATCATActataacaataaaaataaattaacaaaattaaacaattGCAACGCCAAATTAACAAGATGGGAATTGATAAGTAGGTGCTGAACCGTctccaagaaaaagaaagaaaaggaagatgGCTGCTGCTGTTTTCCCAAGAAACTAATACACTTAATAAATGCATAACTGTAGTCTGGGCAAAGAGTTTCACAGGGATATCCTAAGCgccggaattttagtttttctttgtttgaTCTAGATTACAAAAAGATGTGAAAAGTTACTATCCAAATTGGAGCTGTCATCCTTATGTTTTATCCGTACTTTGGATAAACAAAAATGCTCAATAAACAGCAAATAAAATCTCATCCACCCCCCACCTCCCACCCCTCCTCTTTTTTCCTCTTCTCTCTATCATTTCTCTATTTCACTCCTTGCAGCCTCTTAAATAGTTAACTATGAAACCCCTCACGAAGAAAAAAGTTAATTGCTAGTGCATTAAACACAACTCTCGTTCTCCCCTACCCAGTAAAATTTACCCCATAAACTTGAAATACATTTTTTTTCCCAAAGAAACAGAACATACTGCTTAAACTTATGGCAGACGTTGACAAAATAAAAAGGACTTTCAGATAAAAATCATCTATATATAATCAACCCAAATTTCTACAATGATCAAAATATACTTTGGAGAAAGTATGAAAACATACCAACAAGGTTCCCTCAAGACTATGAACACACGGCGAGACCCAGAGAGTTAGAAATAATGGCAGCAATACTTTGTGCATCTGCACCAACAGAAGGTGAGAACAATCAGTCGATCATGATAAAACTATTTTCAGTGACATAAAATCTTTATTTGGTTCTTATGTTCCAACTAGCAGTGCACAGAGTATAGCAAATACCCAACCTAAACTGCAAAATCTATGATTGAAGCTTCTGAGTTTGGCTAACAGGACGAACAAACACCATAGAAATAACTGATCCcagtgatgatgatgatgcttacATGATCTTAATCCAGTATAATATGGACCTCGTTAACACGCTGCTTTGTTTGCGTTATTTTCATTTTATGCAGTATTTCTTTCTTTATCATTTCTCTTTGCTCCTAATAGCAAAGTTATTTATCAAACAGAACGTGGAAAGGATTAAAATCCTCAGGACCAAAAGATGTGTCATCTTGCACTTCATCAGTGTCTTAAGGGATAAGAAATGTCATAAAATGTAGTACACAACTAACCTCTTGTATGACCAGAGGATCAGGTGAAAATATTTTGGGGAAAAACCATGTAACTGATACTCCGACAGATCCCAGTAATAATCCATTTGATGCTCCAATGATTAAAAGGGACTTCAGCAGCATCCGGGCCTGATTCACAGTGTTCATCTTTTAGAATATCCAATTAAAGAAAAATGCATGGAACATAGCTCTATTTGCATACTTGGGAATGGATCAAGAACTTCAATATAGAATAAAAACAACAGTGCACATGGACATCACGGTCAAAATTTCATGGATGGCAAAGCTTTCTTCAAAGAAGAGGTTTATACAGTATGATAGCTTTTCAAGCTTGGATGTGGTATTATAAAGGAAATAGATGCAGGATACTGTAAATTTTACATGAATTAACTTATAACCTTTGACAAGTTCCGATTCACTCCATATAACAATTCAGGCATAAATGACTGCGCTGTTTGAGAGAGAGGCTCACCCCATACTGCACATATGCAGAATAGTTGTAGCATGACCTAATAAGAAAAATCAATACGTCAATATTAGTA of the Nicotiana tabacum cultivar K326 chromosome 7, ASM71507v2, whole genome shotgun sequence genome contains:
- the LOC107759865 gene encoding uncharacterized protein LOC107759865; its protein translation is MGTIMLSSSSSSSQLMVFHRLLRPAPILSFSFLKQSLSLLPHQTTSLCPITANNSPSFYLRSRTFANLPVLVSSSQALLESTEDVEDKEIAKENGEVTAAPRLRVKEKKELLSLTVKEKKELASYAHSLGKKLKSQQVGKSGVTDSVIFALDETLEANELLKLKIHGTCPGGELDDVVKHLEEATGSVVVGQIGRTVILYRPSVTKLKAEEKKKQAQNAFMRKKQYAAKQSFESKGQVPRPYARGRRGSSRV